The genomic region TCTTGGGCAGCACGCGCACGGTGTAGCCGAAGGACCCGGACCGGTCGATCACCAGCGTGCCGCTGAAGAGGTGCCGGCCCTTGCCGAGGTCCTCGGCGGCTTTGAGCTCCGCGACCGTGATGTCGGTCAGTTCGTCGGTGTCCTCGGCCCGGCCGTAGGCCACCTCAACCGAGACGTCGTCGGGCGAGAGCTCGCGCAGGGCCACGTAGGCGTTGACCTGGAGCAGATCGCCGATCTGCGGGTCCTCGGAGACCCCCACCGAATCGACGTGTTCGACCTGGATCTGCGGCCACGCGGCCCGGATCCGCGAGATCCACGCCGCCAGGGCCCTGGCCTGGGCGTAGTTGTCCGCCACGGCGTGGCGTCCGGCGATCGCTGCGGGGCGGTACAGCACGTTGACGTAGTCCCGGAGCATCCGCTCCGCTGAGACCGCCGGGCCGAGGTGGGACATCGTGTGCTTGATCATGGAGACCCAGTGCGTCGGAACGCTCTGCGGGCCGGACACGGACGGTCCGGCCGCGCCGGCCCCGTCGGAGACAGTCAGCCCGTAGAACCGCGGTGCCACCTGCGTCTCGAGCAGTTCGTAGAGTGCCGCGGCCTCGATGTCGTCGCGTTCTTCCGGCGAGGCGTCGTTGTTGGCGGTCGGGATCGCCCAGCCGTTCTCGCCGTCGTACATCTCGTCCCACCAGCCGTCCATGACCGAGAGGTTCAGCGAACCATTCAGCGCCGCCTTCATGCCGGACGTTCCGCAGGCCTCCAGCGGGCGCAGCGGGTTGTTGAGCCACACATCGCAGCCCGGGAACAGGGTCCGGGCCATCGCGATGTCGTAGTTGGGCAGGAATGCGATCCGGTGCCGCACGGCGGGGTCGTCGGTGAACCGCACCAGGTCCTGGATCATCTTTTTGCCGGCGTCGTCGGCCGGGTGGGACTTCCCCGCGATGACCAGCTGGATGGGGTGCGTCTTGTGCAGCAGGAGTGCCTTGAGCCGTTCAGGGTCCCGCAGCATCAGGGTCAGCCGCTTATAGGTCGGCACGCGCCGGGCAAAGCCGATGGTCAGGATGTCCGGGTCCAGGACGGAGTCCGTCCACGCCAGCTCGGCGTCGGCCGCGCCGCGCTTCTTCCAGGCGGCCCGGAGCCTGCGCCGGACATCCTCCACCAGGGACACCCGCATTTCGCGCCGCAACGCCCACAGGGCCTCGTCGGTGACGTTGTAGGCCAGGTCCCAGCGGCCCTGCGCCTCCGCCTCGGCGCCGAACTCGTCCTTGGCCAGCGCGGAGATCCGGGGATCCACCCAGGTGGGGACGTGCACGCCGTTGGTGACGGAGGTGATGGGCACTTCGGAGTGGTCGAAGCCCGGCCAGAGTGCGGAGAACATCCCGCGGGAGACCACGCCGTGCAGTTTCGCCACACCGTTGGCCCGCTGGGCCAGCCGAAGCCCCATGACAGCCATGTTGAATACGAAGGGGTTGCCGTCGGCGAAGTCCTCGCGGCCCAGATCCAGGATCTTGGCCACGGGGACGTCCGGGGCGAGGCCGGCTTCGAAGAAGTGCTGGATCTGCGAGATTTCGAAGCGGTCGATCCCCGCCGGGACCGGGGTGTGGGTGGTGAACACGGTGGACGCCCGCCCGGCGGCCAGGGCTTCCTCCCAGGTCAGCGGCTCCGGGCCGGACATCAGTTCCTGGATCCGTTCGACGCCCAGGAACCCGGCGTGTCCCTCGTTGGTGTGGAAGACCTCAGGCGCGGGGACCCCCGTGAGCCGCTGGAATTCGCGCAGCGCCTTGACCCCGCCCATGCCCAGCAGGAGTTCCTGCTGCAGCCGGTGGTCGCCGCCGCCACCGTAGAGTCGGTCGGTGATGCCGCGGGCGGCCTCGTCGTTGCCCGGAACGTTGGAGTCAAGCAGCAGCAGCGGGACACGTCCGACGTCGGCCCGCCACACGTGCGCCAGAAGGCGCCGGCCGTGGGGGAGGGGAAGCGAGATCTGGATGGGCTTTCCGTTGCCGTCCGGGGAGGCCTCGCGCAGGAGCGTCAAGGGCAGCCCGTCAGGGTCCAGGACCGGGTAGGTTTCCTGCTGCCAGGCGT from Arthrobacter sp. NicSoilB8 harbors:
- the glgP gene encoding alpha-glucan family phosphorylase; its protein translation is MKAIRRFTVRTVLPESIRPLARLATNLRWSWHRPTRELFEGLNPGIWAESAHDPVSFLGLVSREELQRLAADQDVVRRVHAAADDLDRYLEQPRWYQSLGDGAPSCIAYFSPEFGITEVLPQYSGGLGILAGDHLKAASDLGVPLIGVGLLYQAGYFKQSLSRDAWQQETYPVLDPDGLPLTLLREASPDGNGKPIQISLPLPHGRRLLAHVWRADVGRVPLLLLDSNVPGNDEAARGITDRLYGGGGDHRLQQELLLGMGGVKALREFQRLTGVPAPEVFHTNEGHAGFLGVERIQELMSGPEPLTWEEALAAGRASTVFTTHTPVPAGIDRFEISQIQHFFEAGLAPDVPVAKILDLGREDFADGNPFVFNMAVMGLRLAQRANGVAKLHGVVSRGMFSALWPGFDHSEVPITSVTNGVHVPTWVDPRISALAKDEFGAEAEAQGRWDLAYNVTDEALWALRREMRVSLVEDVRRRLRAAWKKRGAADAELAWTDSVLDPDILTIGFARRVPTYKRLTLMLRDPERLKALLLHKTHPIQLVIAGKSHPADDAGKKMIQDLVRFTDDPAVRHRIAFLPNYDIAMARTLFPGCDVWLNNPLRPLEACGTSGMKAALNGSLNLSVMDGWWDEMYDGENGWAIPTANNDASPEERDDIEAAALYELLETQVAPRFYGLTVSDGAGAAGPSVSGPQSVPTHWVSMIKHTMSHLGPAVSAERMLRDYVNVLYRPAAIAGRHAVADNYAQARALAAWISRIRAAWPQIQVEHVDSVGVSEDPQIGDLLQVNAYVALRELSPDDVSVEVAYGRAEDTDELTDITVAELKAAEDLGKGRHLFSGTLVIDRSGSFGYTVRVLPKNEALASKAELGLIVNA